TACCGCGGGTCTGGGGGCGCGCAAGTCCCCAGCTCCACCCTACGTTCAGTAGAAGAAAACCAAAACAGACCAGCCCGTTCAGCAAGAGCACCCCAAGCCTTCAGCGAGAAACCCGCCCAACCCCCAAATCGATATCGCCAAACACCTCAACCCGCCCCGCTCCCCCCGTCGAAGACGAATCACGCGAAGCAGAAGACCCGGTGGTCGTACACCCGACCACCCCCCAAACCGCCAACACCAGCGCCCCCACTCGCACCCACCGCAAAGAAAACATCACGTCCGACCCCCACTCTGCCGAGCCAAAAAAACCTGATGCAAGGTGATCTTGCGCACCTCCGCCTGACTCGTCTCGATATGCGTGCGCAACAGCAGATTGGCCTGCTTCCCCCGCTTGGCCAGAATGGCATTCAGGATCTGCGCATGCTCGTCGTAGGTGGCGGTGATGCGCGGCTGCTGCGTGAAGTCCAGTCGCCGGATGATCCGGATCCGATCCGTGATGTCCCGATGCACCCGCGTCATCGGCCCGTTGCCCGATGCCGCGACCAGCTCGCAATGAAACTCCTCGTCCCAGGCCGATACCTGCGCGTTGTCGGTACTGCGCTGCGCAGGCGGCACCAGCCAGATGGCGCTCAAGGCCTCCAGCCGGGCCGCGTCGACCCGGGGGGCGTCCTCGCACAGTCGGGTGACCGCCGTGCTCTCCAGCACCAGCCGCAGCTCGTACAACTGCTCGAACTCGTCGAAGTCGAACGGCAGCACCCGCCAGCCCGCCCGGAACAACACCTCGACGAACCCCTCCTGCTGCAAACGAAACAGCGCCTGCCGCACCGGCGTGCGCGACACGCCCAGGCGCTCGCTGACCTCGCCCTCGGTGAACCGGTCGCCCGGCAGCAAACGAAATTCGGCGATGTCGCGCTTGATCAGCGTGTAGGCGTCTTCGGCGCGCGAACGAAACGCCGCCGGATCGGCCTTGGAGGGCAGGGTCGCAGGAATGGAGGACACCGTCGGATGTTAGCGGCTCGCCTTCACCCGCCTGCCAGCACAGGCAATGCGGATGCCCCGGTGGCGAGCACCGCCAGCAGCGCGGAGCTGGGGGCGGTCCAGCCGACGATGGCGCCCTGCGCCTGCATCATCTCCACCGCCGCGGCTTTGAACTGCGGGAAATAGCTCTCGGTGCAGTCCTCCAGCAACAGGCAGTCGTAACCCCGGTCGTTGGCC
The nucleotide sequence above comes from Xylophilus sp. GOD-11R. Encoded proteins:
- a CDS encoding GntR family transcriptional regulator; the protein is MSSIPATLPSKADPAAFRSRAEDAYTLIKRDIAEFRLLPGDRFTEGEVSERLGVSRTPVRQALFRLQQEGFVEVLFRAGWRVLPFDFDEFEQLYELRLVLESTAVTRLCEDAPRVDAARLEALSAIWLVPPAQRSTDNAQVSAWDEEFHCELVAASGNGPMTRVHRDITDRIRIIRRLDFTQQPRITATYDEHAQILNAILAKRGKQANLLLRTHIETSQAEVRKITLHQVFLARQSGGRT